One window from the genome of Crateriforma spongiae encodes:
- a CDS encoding tetratricopeptide repeat protein: MKLFAIVCMLLLVSPALHGQESADSTQATTQQAPHPAQPLLDKALAAFKESDATAAMELFQSAYNQHPDLPPGEVMFARLAYATGNRSSGRTALERAAENHGSDPEVWNMLAELAIGEGRIAEAKVLFEKALELSENYDRNETRKNKLTATAHAGLATIYERRQKWAAAKPHLRAWIELDQRNEAAWNRLAAAHFQLEDYEFAKQTLQNLSTFSKSGVVPEVAMGRMYQADGKHELAKKAMLNAKQAGQDDAQTQIAVGLWAMAAGEQQLMQQCVNRAKDLVPDSPAVNAMLGTVKRFEGDSVGAEKIFAELHQQNPASFDATNGLVLSLLSQDTPEKHQLALRHAEVLLKSNSNTKTQKGRAAVATYAWALFRIGKTKEAEQVIRKAILGGEFSPEVGYFAAAIFESVGELDAAKQFVQAALNSSVAFPEEDDARALLTRLSK, encoded by the coding sequence ATGAAACTGTTCGCTATTGTCTGCATGCTGTTGCTGGTCAGTCCGGCGCTGCATGGTCAAGAGTCCGCTGACAGCACTCAGGCGACCACCCAGCAGGCCCCACACCCGGCGCAACCGTTGCTGGACAAGGCACTGGCCGCATTCAAAGAAAGTGACGCCACAGCCGCGATGGAGTTGTTCCAATCGGCATACAACCAGCATCCGGATCTGCCGCCGGGCGAAGTGATGTTTGCTCGCCTTGCCTACGCGACCGGAAACCGAAGCAGCGGACGCACCGCTCTGGAACGTGCCGCCGAGAATCATGGCAGCGACCCGGAGGTTTGGAACATGCTTGCGGAACTGGCCATCGGCGAGGGACGCATCGCTGAAGCAAAGGTGTTGTTCGAAAAAGCGTTGGAGCTGTCGGAAAACTACGATCGTAATGAGACTCGGAAAAACAAACTGACGGCGACGGCTCATGCCGGCTTGGCCACGATCTATGAACGACGTCAAAAGTGGGCCGCGGCAAAACCACATCTTCGTGCTTGGATCGAATTGGACCAACGCAACGAAGCGGCCTGGAATCGGCTGGCGGCGGCACATTTCCAGCTGGAAGATTATGAATTTGCCAAACAGACGCTTCAGAACCTCAGCACGTTTTCAAAGTCCGGTGTCGTTCCCGAAGTCGCCATGGGGCGAATGTATCAGGCCGATGGAAAGCATGAACTGGCAAAGAAGGCGATGCTGAATGCGAAGCAGGCTGGTCAAGATGACGCGCAAACACAGATCGCCGTGGGACTGTGGGCGATGGCGGCGGGCGAGCAACAACTGATGCAGCAATGCGTCAATCGCGCTAAAGATCTGGTGCCGGACTCTCCCGCAGTCAACGCGATGCTGGGAACCGTCAAACGTTTTGAAGGTGATTCTGTGGGCGCCGAGAAGATCTTCGCGGAACTGCACCAGCAGAATCCGGCAAGCTTCGACGCGACCAATGGCTTGGTACTGTCATTGCTATCGCAAGACACACCTGAAAAGCATCAACTTGCGCTGCGTCATGCGGAAGTACTGTTGAAAAGCAACTCCAACACGAAGACTCAGAAGGGACGCGCCGCGGTGGCCACCTACGCGTGGGCTTTGTTTCGGATCGGCAAGACCAAGGAAGCCGAACAAGTCATCCGAAAAGCAATCCTTGGTGGCGAATTTTCACCCGAAGTCGGATACTTCGCCGCCGCCATTTTCGAATCCGTTGGCGAACTGGACGCCGCCAAACAATTCGTCCAGGCGGCCCTCAACAGCTCCGTCGCCTTTCCCGAAGAAGACGACGCCCGCGCGTTGCTGACACGCTTGTCGAAGTAA